One Scophthalmus maximus strain ysfricsl-2021 chromosome 1, ASM2237912v1, whole genome shotgun sequence genomic region harbors:
- the LOC118309976 gene encoding CCN family member 3-like, producing MNMSSISKRALFVIFLTAQVLTVVWCQACPRRCQCPKEPPMCLPGVPLILDDCACCLVCARQKGQFCSEMNPCDTRKGLQCDYTADVHKRTGICAAPGGVVCVLGGAVYQNGQTFFPSCKYQCMCRDGQIGCVPRCNLDVMLQGPDCPMPRRIQVPGECCEKWVCEPQTEASALGGFAMAAYRQEETVSFDNWDPSLNCIEQTTEWGACSQSCGMGVSTRVTNKNRRCEMVKQSRLCMIRPCDNLQDQMQLAQLSTKRGSKCQRMVKSNEAVHLSYKNCTSVQAYKPRYCGSCTDGRCCTPHRTKTALVDFQCANGKTARRPVMVILTCACHSHCPRDNAVWQPSGLGYSSMRL from the exons ATGAATATGTCCAGTATTTCGAAGAGAGCtctatttgtcatttttttaacagcacAG GTGTTAACAGTAGTCTGGTGCCAGGCATGTCCCCGGAGATGCCAGTGCCCTAAGGAGCCCCCCATGTGTCTTCCTGGGGTGCCCCTGATCCTGGACGACTGTGCCTGCTGCCTGGTGTGCGCTCGTCAGAAAGGACAGTTCTGCTCTGAAATGAACCCCTGCGACACACGTAAAGGACTGCAGTGTGACTACACAGCCGACGTCCACAAGAGGACCGGTATCTGTGCAG ctcctgggggggttgtgtgtgttttgggtggtGCCGTCTACCAGAACGGCCAGACCTTCTTCCCCAGCTGCAAGTACCAGTGTATGTGTCGCGACGGACAGATCGGCTGTGTGCCGCGCTGCAACCTGGACGTGATGTTGCAGGGGCCCGACTGCCCCATGCCACGGAGGATCCAGGTGCCCGGGGAGTGCTGCGAGAAATGGGTGTGTGAGCCCCAAACTGAGGCCAGTGCACTGGGCGGCTTTGCCATGGCGG CCTATCGTCAGGAAGAGACGGTGAGCTTCGACAATTGGGACCCGAGCCTGAATTGCATTGAGCAGACCACAGAGTGGGGTGCCTGCTCCCAAAGCTGTGGCATGGGGGTGTCCACCAGAGTGACCAATAAGAACCGTCGGTGTGAAATGGTGAAGCAAAGCCGACTGTGTATGATCAGACCCTGTGACAACCTGCAGGACCAGATGCAGCTGGCACAGCTTTCAACAAAG AGAGGCAGCAAGTGCCAGAGGATGGTGAAGAGCAACGAAGCCGTCCACCTCTCCTATAAGAACTGCACCAGTGTCCAGGCCTACAAGCCTCGCTACTGTGGCTCCTGCACAGACGGACGCTGCTGTACCCCCCACAGAACCAAGACGGCCCTGGTGGACTTCCAGTGTGCCAATGGTAAAACCGCCAGGAGGCCGGTCATGGTGATCCTGACCTGTGCTTGCCACAGCCACTGCCCCCGAGACAACGCTGTGTGGCAGCCCTCAGGGCTGGGATACAGCAGCATGAGGTTATAG